A window of the Sporosarcina sp. FSL K6-2383 genome harbors these coding sequences:
- a CDS encoding U32 family peptidase, translating into MGVTTKRVITKKPEVLAPAGTLEKLKTAIRYGADAVYIGGNAYGLRSRAGNFTYDEMREGVAFANEANAKVYVAANMVAHEGDVEGAGEFFRMLRDIGIRAVIVSDPALIEICAMEAPGLPIHLSTQASATNYETLNFWQSEGLERVVLAREVEMDEVREIRQKTNVEIEAFIHGAMCISYSGRCTLSNHMSERDANRGGCTQSCRWKYGLFDMEQPGEQQSLLGGETLEEFSMSAVDMSMIRHIPDLVESGIDSFKIEGRMKSIHYVSTVSNVYRRAIDAYCDDPDNYEFKQEWEDELWKVAQRELATGFYYGTPTEHEQLFGKPRKIQAYSFIGQVLAYDEETQIATIQQRNHFGLGDAVEFYGPGFTHAYQTIDVLWNEQDEPIERAPSAMMIVKTKVTVPVKPFDMIRKKK; encoded by the coding sequence GTGGGAGTTACGACGAAAAGAGTGATTACTAAAAAGCCAGAAGTGTTAGCACCAGCTGGTACGCTTGAAAAACTAAAAACCGCTATCCGTTATGGGGCAGATGCTGTCTATATTGGTGGTAATGCCTATGGTTTGAGAAGTCGAGCAGGTAATTTTACATACGACGAGATGCGAGAAGGTGTCGCATTTGCGAATGAAGCCAATGCGAAGGTGTATGTAGCCGCTAATATGGTGGCTCATGAAGGCGATGTGGAAGGGGCAGGCGAGTTTTTCCGGATGCTTCGTGATATTGGAATTCGAGCAGTTATTGTGTCCGACCCCGCTTTAATAGAAATCTGTGCGATGGAAGCGCCGGGTTTACCGATTCATTTATCAACTCAAGCTTCGGCGACGAATTATGAAACGTTGAATTTTTGGCAATCAGAAGGCTTGGAACGTGTGGTGTTGGCAAGGGAAGTCGAGATGGATGAAGTTCGAGAAATACGCCAAAAAACGAATGTCGAGATTGAGGCCTTCATCCACGGGGCGATGTGTATTTCCTATTCAGGTCGTTGTACGCTGTCGAATCATATGTCAGAGCGTGATGCCAATCGTGGAGGGTGTACACAATCCTGTCGCTGGAAATATGGCTTATTCGATATGGAACAACCGGGGGAACAGCAATCATTGCTCGGCGGAGAGACACTTGAGGAATTTTCAATGAGTGCGGTAGATATGTCCATGATTCGTCATATTCCTGACCTAGTTGAAAGTGGTATAGACAGTTTTAAAATCGAAGGTCGTATGAAATCGATTCACTACGTATCAACGGTTTCGAATGTTTATCGCCGAGCAATCGATGCCTATTGTGATGATCCGGATAACTATGAATTTAAGCAAGAGTGGGAAGACGAGTTATGGAAAGTCGCACAGCGAGAGTTGGCAACTGGTTTTTATTATGGGACGCCGACAGAGCATGAGCAATTATTCGGTAAGCCACGTAAAATTCAAGCATATAGTTTCATTGGACAGGTATTAGCTTATGATGAAGAGACGCAAATTGCGACGATTCAGCAGCGCAATCATTTTGGACTTGGAGATGCTGTTGAGTTTTACGGTCCCGGATTTACACATGCTTACCAAACGATAGATGTTTTATGGAATGAGCAAGATGAACCGATTGAACGTGCGCCAAGTGCGATGATGATTGTGAAAACAAAAGTAACCGTTCCTGTTAAACCATTTGATATGATTCGTAAGAAAAAGTGA
- a CDS encoding peptidase U32 family protein, with translation MIELIATAESVEQGKSLIRIGVDTLYVGEDEFGLRLPGSFSREELKELTYFAHQHHKRIVVAVNALMHNDRIEKIVPYLTFLQSIGVDAITVGDPGVIHLMKKHAIELPFIYDAQTMVTSARQVDFWAKRGAIGAVLARELPFAELQAIRQQVTVPVEVLVYGATCIQQSKRPLVENYFNFTNQDHVKQPLFISEPKKEETHYSIYEDCNGTHIFATDDVNLLPQLDKLVAAGLTQWKLDGIFTKGQSFVDIASLFIEARQSFIEQRWTVDIQEQLNSRLLALHPAERSVDEGFFLKDPSDVK, from the coding sequence ATGATTGAGCTTATTGCAACAGCTGAATCAGTAGAGCAAGGGAAGTCGTTAATCCGCATTGGTGTGGATACGTTGTACGTAGGAGAAGACGAATTCGGTTTACGTTTGCCGGGTTCTTTTTCGCGTGAGGAATTAAAGGAATTGACCTATTTTGCGCATCAACATCATAAGCGCATAGTTGTTGCTGTGAATGCTTTAATGCATAATGATCGGATTGAGAAAATTGTCCCGTATTTAACATTTTTGCAGTCTATTGGTGTGGACGCCATCACAGTTGGTGATCCGGGAGTTATTCATCTCATGAAAAAGCATGCCATAGAGCTTCCTTTCATCTATGATGCCCAAACGATGGTGACAAGTGCAAGGCAAGTGGATTTTTGGGCGAAGCGTGGGGCAATTGGTGCTGTACTGGCAAGGGAGCTACCTTTTGCAGAGCTACAAGCGATTCGGCAGCAAGTAACTGTACCGGTTGAAGTACTCGTTTATGGAGCGACCTGCATTCAACAATCAAAACGACCATTAGTAGAAAACTATTTCAATTTTACGAATCAGGATCATGTAAAGCAGCCTCTTTTTATTTCTGAACCTAAAAAAGAGGAAACGCATTACTCCATTTATGAAGATTGTAACGGCACACATATTTTCGCGACAGATGATGTGAATTTATTGCCACAGTTAGACAAACTGGTTGCTGCAGGTTTAACACAGTGGAAACTGGATGGTATTTTTACAAAAGGGCAATCGTTTGTGGACATTGCCAGTTTGTTTATAGAGGCGAGACAGTCATTTATAGAGCAACGTTGGACGGTGGATATACAGGAGCAGTTAAATAGTCGATTACTTGCATTACATCCAGCGGAAAGATCAGTAGATGAAGGATTCTTTTTGAAGGATCCGAGCGATGTCAAATAA
- a CDS encoding transglutaminase family protein, which produces MQIELEQGNVQQYLVESAVIDFRHPIVQKKIEKIKAQGHTQFERAEIAFCFVRDSIQHSFDKESTIVTITASDALLHQEGICFAKAHLLATLLRGMDIPTGFCYQRVTKKGTVESGYALHGLNALYLEEVGHWFRVDPRGNKAGIHSEFSVRPEKLAYLIRTKLDEVDYPTVYSEPLEEVLLAMQKATNCQELFQKRPDRILSK; this is translated from the coding sequence ATGCAGATAGAACTTGAACAGGGGAATGTCCAACAGTATTTAGTAGAATCTGCTGTGATTGATTTTCGGCATCCGATCGTACAAAAGAAAATTGAGAAAATCAAAGCACAGGGGCACACACAATTTGAGCGGGCAGAAATCGCTTTTTGTTTTGTGAGGGATAGCATTCAACATTCGTTTGATAAAGAAAGTACTATTGTGACGATTACTGCATCAGACGCCTTATTGCATCAAGAAGGAATCTGCTTTGCAAAGGCCCATTTATTAGCGACACTTTTACGTGGGATGGATATTCCGACGGGATTTTGTTATCAGCGTGTGACGAAAAAGGGAACAGTGGAGTCCGGCTATGCGTTACATGGTCTAAATGCACTCTATTTGGAGGAAGTTGGACACTGGTTCCGTGTCGATCCACGTGGGAATAAAGCAGGCATACACTCTGAATTTAGTGTTCGTCCTGAAAAGCTGGCGTATCTGATTCGAACAAAGCTAGACGAAGTGGATTATCCGACTGTTTATAGCGAGCCGTTAGAGGAAGTGCTACTTGCAATGCAAAAGGCTACGAATTGCCAAGAACTATTTCAGAAACGACCTGACCGTATTTTATCGAAATGA
- a CDS encoding metal-sulfur cluster assembly factor — translation MSEMEMIERIRELLKLVYDPELGISIIDLGLVYDIQYEANKVYVKMTLTTPGCPMHDMITGGVDFILKDRLDISDVEVDVVWEPKWSPDMISDEGKETLNYF, via the coding sequence ATGAGCGAAATGGAAATGATTGAACGTATTCGTGAATTACTCAAGCTCGTTTACGACCCAGAGCTTGGGATTAGTATCATTGATTTAGGCCTCGTCTATGATATTCAATACGAGGCTAACAAAGTGTATGTCAAAATGACGTTAACGACACCTGGATGTCCGATGCACGACATGATTACAGGTGGTGTTGACTTTATATTGAAGGATCGTCTTGACATTTCCGATGTAGAGGTCGATGTTGTGTGGGAGCCGAAGTGGTCGCCGGATATGATTTCGGATGAAGGGAAAGAAACATTGAATTACTTTTAG
- a CDS encoding DUF2249 domain-containing protein, which produces MNQQTTKIVELDVRPHLNKKLEPFQLIMDTVMEIEAGDIFVLHATFKPTPLLGVLKMKGFVNKVERKEKDHWVVSFVNKKYKHLLDIEDSSTEDELVSTAQFSSEETVAREPKTITLDNRGLEPPQPMMRTLAALDRSHPGDQVKIHNDRVPVFLIEELNRLGCPFSVDEQSDGSAKVTIHKV; this is translated from the coding sequence GTGAATCAGCAAACGACGAAAATTGTAGAATTAGATGTGCGTCCTCACTTGAACAAAAAGCTGGAGCCTTTCCAGCTAATTATGGATACGGTGATGGAGATAGAGGCGGGAGATATTTTCGTACTCCACGCAACGTTCAAACCGACGCCATTATTAGGTGTGTTGAAGATGAAGGGCTTTGTGAATAAGGTTGAACGCAAAGAAAAAGACCATTGGGTTGTTTCTTTTGTCAATAAAAAATACAAACATCTATTGGATATAGAGGACTCTTCAACAGAGGACGAGCTGGTTTCTACAGCTCAGTTCTCTAGTGAGGAGACGGTTGCTCGAGAACCCAAAACGATTACACTCGATAATCGTGGACTAGAGCCTCCACAACCAATGATGCGTACATTAGCTGCTTTGGACCGCAGTCATCCGGGGGATCAAGTGAAGATTCACAATGATCGAGTGCCCGTTTTTTTGATTGAGGAATTGAATCGCCTTGGCTGTCCTTTTAGTGTAGATGAGCAGTCAGATGGTTCGGCAAAAGTAACTATCCATAAGGTGTAA
- a CDS encoding DUF2249 domain-containing protein — protein sequence MSEYTAIVKVPEYPPHLKHKTIFETFNKLNPSETMLIVNDHDPIPLRFQFDSMHEGKYTWEYIEQGPDTFQVKIEKL from the coding sequence ATGAGTGAATATACAGCAATAGTAAAGGTTCCAGAATATCCGCCGCATCTTAAGCATAAAACCATTTTTGAAACATTTAATAAGTTAAATCCATCTGAGACAATGTTGATTGTCAATGACCATGATCCGATTCCTTTGCGTTTTCAGTTCGATTCGATGCATGAAGGGAAATACACATGGGAATATATTGAACAAGGTCCTGATACATTCCAGGTGAAAATTGAAAAACTATAA
- a CDS encoding PTS sugar transporter subunit IIB, whose product MTTIMLVCSAGMSTSLLVKKMESAANARNQDIKIFAVSESEAKRHFEEIDVLLLGPQVRFLKKKIEKALEGKNIPVEVIDSIDYGTLNGDSVLTKALALL is encoded by the coding sequence TTGACAACGATCATGCTTGTCTGTTCAGCTGGAATGTCGACTAGTTTACTAGTCAAAAAGATGGAATCCGCTGCAAATGCAAGAAATCAAGATATTAAAATCTTTGCTGTTTCAGAGTCGGAAGCCAAAAGACACTTCGAAGAAATTGATGTTCTACTGTTAGGACCACAAGTACGATTCTTAAAAAAGAAAATCGAAAAAGCTCTTGAAGGAAAAAACATTCCAGTTGAAGTCATCGATAGTATTGACTACGGCACGCTGAACGGTGATTCCGTCCTAACAAAAGCACTTGCATTACTGTAA
- a CDS encoding PTS sugar transporter subunit IIC, translating to MNKFIEIAGRIGAQRHLVAVRDGFVSIMPLMILGSMVILFNNLPIDAYQNFMEMIFGGDEWKQFGGSVWNGTFAIVALLIAFTVAYQLARSYDKDGLSSGVVSLASLITITQLSPTDGGIPLGWAGAQGLFIALIVALVSTEIFTRLLGNKRLIVKMPASVPPAVAKSFAALFPAMITISIFGLIKVFTLVGGMPDIHQAFFDALQAPVSKLANTLGSAVFVALIIHILWFFGLHGGNILEPLMQAIYLPSIEANVAAFAAGEEIPYIVTKSFFDAFMYLGGTGATLGLIIAVFIAGRRHKHYRNVSGLGSAPSLFNINEPIIFGFPLVLNPLLIIPFILTPVILVIFSYIMIATGVVPKTIAFIPWTTPPVIGGFLATGSWQGAVLAAVNLVISVLIYLPFIKIAERIELKKLEGELAAQKRDVA from the coding sequence ATGAATAAATTTATTGAAATTGCTGGCCGCATAGGGGCACAACGGCATCTGGTCGCTGTTCGTGACGGCTTTGTCTCCATCATGCCATTAATGATTTTAGGTTCAATGGTTATACTTTTCAACAACTTGCCAATTGACGCTTACCAAAACTTCATGGAAATGATTTTTGGCGGTGATGAATGGAAACAATTCGGTGGATCAGTTTGGAATGGTACATTTGCCATTGTAGCGTTACTAATTGCCTTCACCGTTGCCTATCAGCTTGCTCGCTCGTATGACAAAGACGGTCTGTCATCCGGTGTGGTCTCACTCGCTTCTTTAATAACAATTACGCAATTGTCTCCTACAGACGGAGGAATTCCTTTAGGTTGGGCCGGTGCACAAGGTCTATTTATCGCACTGATTGTTGCACTTGTTTCTACTGAAATTTTCACGAGACTACTCGGTAACAAACGCTTGATCGTGAAAATGCCTGCCAGTGTTCCACCAGCAGTTGCAAAATCGTTTGCCGCTTTGTTCCCTGCAATGATTACAATAAGTATATTCGGGCTCATTAAAGTATTCACGCTCGTTGGCGGAATGCCTGATATTCACCAAGCATTCTTCGACGCACTACAAGCACCTGTTTCAAAATTGGCAAACACACTAGGTTCAGCCGTTTTTGTTGCATTAATCATCCACATCCTTTGGTTTTTCGGACTTCATGGCGGAAATATTTTAGAACCGCTTATGCAAGCGATTTACTTACCTTCTATTGAAGCGAATGTAGCAGCATTTGCAGCAGGCGAAGAAATTCCTTATATTGTTACAAAATCATTCTTTGATGCTTTCATGTATCTAGGTGGTACGGGAGCTACACTTGGTTTGATTATTGCGGTGTTCATAGCAGGGCGGCGTCATAAGCATTATCGAAATGTCTCCGGACTGGGATCAGCACCAAGTTTATTCAATATTAATGAACCTATTATATTTGGTTTCCCGTTGGTTTTAAATCCTTTGTTAATTATTCCATTTATTTTAACGCCTGTTATCCTAGTAATTTTTAGTTATATCATGATTGCAACGGGGGTTGTTCCAAAAACGATAGCCTTTATCCCCTGGACGACACCACCGGTTATTGGCGGATTCTTAGCCACTGGATCGTGGCAGGGAGCTGTTTTGGCTGCAGTGAACTTAGTAATTTCAGTCCTGATATATCTACCATTTATTAAAATTGCAGAGCGAATAGAATTGAAGAAACTTGAAGGGGAATTAGCAGCACAAAAAAGAGACGTCGCGTAA
- a CDS encoding PTS lactose/cellobiose transporter subunit IIA, translating to MNMEEQVMQIILHSGNAKSTAFEAIQVAKENDIEQANRLLEQANDELSNAHKVQTFLIQSEIRGEKVETSLLLIHAQDHLMNAITFKDLAGEFIALYEKVNHYSIS from the coding sequence ATGAACATGGAAGAACAAGTCATGCAGATTATTCTCCATAGCGGCAATGCAAAAAGTACAGCTTTTGAGGCTATCCAAGTTGCAAAAGAAAATGATATTGAGCAAGCAAATAGACTACTTGAACAAGCAAATGATGAACTTAGCAATGCACATAAGGTGCAAACCTTTTTAATCCAATCTGAAATTCGTGGCGAAAAGGTGGAAACTTCGTTACTACTCATTCATGCACAAGATCATCTGATGAATGCCATTACATTTAAAGATCTTGCCGGTGAGTTTATAGCATTATACGAGAAGGTGAATCACTATTCCATAAGCTAA
- a CDS encoding MupG family TIM beta-alpha barrel fold protein has translation MRNLGISIYPQHATEKEFVDYMEKASAYGFSRVFTCLMSASDDKDVQQLQQLLKKANDLGFEVIADVSPTVFEDKNLSYKDLSYFKELGLSGLRLDLGFSGLEESVMSFNEHGLSIELNMSQGTKYLEQILSYQPNKQQIIGCHNFYPRCYTGLSREHFLKCSAQYKENGIRTAAMISSKDAAFGPWPVQEGLPTLEEHRGLAIEVQAKDLFQTDLIDDLIIGNMFASDEELKSLSLLNRYLLEITVELKEQTTAVEKEIILSSNHFNRGDVSAFVIRSTQSRVDYHQEDFPAHDIEPITRGSITIDNNGYERYKGELHIARKDMDNSGNTNIVATIDKDEQFLLDHVHPWQKFKLIEK, from the coding sequence ATGAGAAATCTTGGCATTTCAATTTATCCACAACATGCTACAGAAAAAGAGTTCGTTGACTATATGGAAAAGGCTAGTGCTTATGGCTTTTCACGCGTCTTTACATGTCTCATGTCTGCTAGTGATGATAAGGATGTCCAACAGCTACAGCAGCTATTAAAAAAAGCAAATGACCTTGGCTTTGAAGTAATTGCTGACGTCAGCCCAACCGTTTTTGAAGATAAAAATCTTTCTTATAAAGATTTGTCTTATTTTAAAGAACTTGGCTTATCAGGGTTACGACTTGACTTAGGCTTTTCGGGATTAGAAGAAAGTGTCATGTCCTTCAATGAACACGGCTTGTCCATCGAATTAAACATGAGCCAAGGAACAAAATATCTGGAACAAATTCTTTCCTATCAACCTAACAAACAGCAGATCATCGGCTGCCATAATTTTTATCCACGATGTTATACGGGACTATCAAGAGAACATTTCCTCAAATGCTCTGCACAATATAAAGAAAATGGTATACGCACAGCAGCCATGATTTCTTCAAAAGATGCGGCATTTGGACCATGGCCTGTACAAGAAGGTCTCCCTACTCTTGAGGAACATCGTGGTCTAGCCATTGAAGTTCAAGCGAAAGACCTTTTCCAAACAGATCTCATTGATGATTTGATTATTGGCAATATGTTTGCTTCCGATGAAGAATTGAAAAGTCTATCCTTGCTCAATCGCTACTTATTAGAGATAACAGTCGAGTTGAAAGAACAGACAACTGCAGTTGAGAAGGAAATTATCCTTTCAAGCAATCACTTCAACCGTGGAGATGTCTCGGCTTTTGTGATTCGTTCAACGCAAAGTCGGGTTGATTATCATCAAGAGGATTTCCCGGCTCATGATATAGAACCAATCACACGTGGTAGCATCACGATTGATAACAATGGTTATGAACGCTACAAAGGTGAACTCCATATCGCGCGCAAAGACATGGACAATTCAGGAAACACTAATATTGTTGCGACCATTGACAAGGACGAGCAATTTCTACTAGACCATGTTCACCCTTGGCAGAAGTTCAAATTGATCGAAAAATAA
- a CDS encoding methyl-accepting chemotaxis protein, whose product MKGLRFKILLLVLSMVFLCTLLMSIFGYFVNYKSVENEVGMELIGCANVATLIVDWQDVEAIKNNPQDDKTLKKLEDGITAFINKKTWFKDAFILSVDDGKATLLAVDERLKNQGYQAGDGYHYDEAIDRAIEATTTMGHQMPMYSKVYTFENSKRISGYSPILNDKNEIIGFLGVDYHGEVVADRTWPRVWIIVKVGAAVFILATIISLFVANRIVRPLVQLRNQAEAFASGDLTSSIDTHMRDEIGQLAYSFEKMRQSLLTILLQVKDSSKQLAESSKLLAATSEEQTQTTDMIAKSSLELAAESERQVEETAVISKAIGNLETGMEKVRDNAFEAKIQSEKSIQFARQGKNDMTEMTKQMGATSQGITNAMGKFELLTEKSRTTVEVISTILRISNQTNLLALNASIEAARAGEHGRGFEIVATEVRDLADQSKQAADNIKVILEEIQQYIKEAHFALRDGVEQFGIGKNLVQQSGHSFETIFTAIEEIFDKSMSTQTVVLSSTQLVDQIHASIKKVTNGIGYVATASEELSSASEEQAAMIYQESQSVKNLSTLAEQLQSTVQQFQMD is encoded by the coding sequence TTGAAAGGCCTACGCTTTAAAATTTTACTATTAGTACTATCTATGGTTTTTTTATGTACGCTACTGATGTCGATATTTGGTTATTTCGTTAATTATAAATCTGTTGAGAATGAGGTAGGAATGGAACTCATTGGCTGTGCAAATGTTGCAACGCTAATTGTGGATTGGCAAGATGTTGAAGCGATCAAGAACAATCCACAAGATGATAAAACTTTAAAAAAACTTGAAGACGGAATAACTGCATTCATCAATAAAAAAACATGGTTTAAAGACGCTTTTATCTTATCGGTGGATGATGGAAAGGCAACTTTGCTAGCAGTAGATGAACGATTAAAGAATCAAGGTTATCAAGCAGGCGATGGCTACCATTATGACGAAGCAATCGATAGGGCAATTGAGGCAACAACTACTATGGGACACCAAATGCCGATGTACTCAAAGGTTTACACATTCGAAAATAGTAAACGGATATCAGGATATTCACCAATCCTGAATGATAAAAATGAAATTATAGGTTTTTTAGGAGTAGATTATCATGGTGAAGTCGTAGCTGACCGTACTTGGCCGAGAGTGTGGATTATTGTGAAGGTAGGTGCTGCTGTATTTATACTCGCTACTATCATTTCACTCTTTGTTGCAAATAGAATTGTTCGCCCATTAGTGCAATTGAGAAATCAGGCAGAAGCCTTTGCTAGCGGCGATTTAACATCGTCCATCGATACACATATGAGAGACGAGATAGGTCAACTTGCGTACAGTTTTGAAAAAATGCGTCAAAGTTTATTGACTATTTTATTACAAGTAAAGGACTCATCAAAACAATTAGCTGAGTCCTCCAAATTACTGGCAGCTACTTCGGAAGAACAGACACAGACAACAGATATGATTGCAAAATCATCTTTGGAGTTGGCGGCTGAGTCAGAGAGGCAAGTAGAAGAAACAGCAGTTATTTCAAAGGCAATTGGCAATCTTGAAACGGGCATGGAAAAAGTGAGAGACAATGCATTTGAAGCGAAAATACAATCGGAAAAATCGATTCAATTTGCAAGACAAGGGAAAAATGATATGACTGAGATGACAAAACAGATGGGTGCCACGAGTCAAGGTATTACAAATGCGATGGGGAAATTTGAACTGCTGACGGAGAAATCGAGAACGACAGTAGAAGTTATTTCAACAATCTTGAGGATTTCTAATCAAACTAATCTATTGGCACTAAATGCTAGTATTGAAGCAGCAAGAGCTGGCGAACATGGTAGAGGTTTTGAGATTGTGGCAACAGAGGTAAGGGACTTGGCAGATCAGTCGAAACAGGCAGCCGATAACATTAAAGTTATTTTAGAAGAAATCCAACAGTATATAAAAGAAGCGCATTTTGCCTTGCGCGACGGTGTTGAGCAGTTTGGTATTGGCAAAAATTTAGTGCAACAGTCTGGCCATTCATTTGAAACGATTTTTACAGCTATTGAGGAAATTTTCGATAAATCAATGTCTACTCAAACTGTTGTATTGAGTAGTACGCAATTAGTAGATCAGATTCACGCCAGTATTAAAAAAGTGACGAACGGAATAGGGTATGTTGCGACAGCGTCTGAAGAATTATCCTCCGCAAGCGAGGAACAGGCAGCGATGATCTATCAGGAATCACAATCTGTGAAAAACTTATCGACACTTGCAGAACAGCTACAATCAACAGTTCAACAGTTTCAAATGGACTAG